A single genomic interval of Mycobacterium sp. DL592 harbors:
- a CDS encoding gamma carbonic anhydrase family protein: MSAMAEPLIVSLHGRTPELHPEAWVAPNASLIGWIRLGARSSVWYSATLRAEAEPIEVGAGTNIQDGATLHVDPEYPLSLGSGVTVGHNAVLHGCTVEDGCLIGMGAIVLNGAVIGAGSIVAAGALVPQGVVVPPRSLIAGVPGKVRRELSDAELAGNRVNAAVYEDLMTLHRGATST, encoded by the coding sequence ATGTCGGCCATGGCCGAGCCCCTGATCGTCTCGCTGCACGGACGCACCCCCGAACTACACCCGGAAGCCTGGGTCGCCCCCAACGCCAGCCTCATCGGCTGGATCCGGCTGGGCGCGCGGTCCAGCGTGTGGTACTCCGCGACACTGCGGGCCGAGGCCGAACCGATCGAGGTCGGCGCCGGAACCAACATCCAGGACGGCGCGACCCTGCACGTCGACCCCGAATACCCGCTCAGCCTGGGCAGCGGCGTGACCGTCGGCCACAACGCCGTGCTCCATGGCTGCACTGTCGAGGACGGCTGCCTGATCGGAATGGGCGCGATCGTGCTCAACGGCGCGGTGATCGGCGCCGGCTCCATCGTGGCCGCCGGGGCACTCGTGCCGCAGGGCGTGGTCGTCCCCCCGCGTTCGCTGATCGCCGGCGTTCCCGGCAAGGTCCGCCGCGAACTCAGCGATGCCGAACTGGCCGGCAACCGGGTCAACGCCGCGGTCTACGAGGATCTGATGACCCTGCACCGCGGCGCGACGTCGACGTAG
- a CDS encoding crotonase/enoyl-CoA hydratase family protein: MSDVQAPAALYERRGNVALITINRPEARNAVNAAVSTALGDALQQAQDDAEVWAVVVTGAGDKSFCAGADLKAISRRENIFHPQHPEWGFAGYVRHVIDKPTIAAVNGTALGGGTELALASDLVVAAQSATFGLPEVKRGLVAAAGGVFRIVEQLPRKVAMGLLFTGEPITADQALQWGLINQVAPDGTVVEAALALAQRITVNAPLAVQASKRIAVGVDDGTVTADEVGWSRTMREIGALMKSEDAKEGPLAFAEKRPPVWKAR, encoded by the coding sequence GTGTCAGACGTGCAAGCCCCCGCCGCTCTCTACGAGCGGCGGGGCAACGTCGCGCTGATCACCATCAACCGGCCCGAGGCCCGCAACGCCGTCAACGCCGCGGTCAGCACGGCCCTCGGTGACGCGCTGCAGCAGGCGCAGGACGACGCCGAGGTGTGGGCGGTGGTGGTCACCGGTGCGGGCGACAAGTCGTTCTGCGCCGGCGCCGACCTCAAGGCAATCTCGCGGCGGGAGAACATCTTTCACCCGCAACACCCCGAATGGGGTTTCGCCGGTTACGTCCGGCACGTCATCGACAAGCCCACCATCGCCGCGGTGAACGGCACCGCGCTGGGCGGTGGCACCGAGCTGGCGCTGGCCAGTGATCTCGTGGTCGCCGCGCAGAGCGCCACGTTCGGTCTACCGGAGGTCAAGCGCGGACTGGTGGCCGCGGCGGGCGGGGTGTTCCGCATCGTCGAGCAACTTCCGCGCAAGGTGGCCATGGGTCTGCTGTTCACCGGCGAACCCATCACCGCCGACCAGGCGCTGCAGTGGGGCCTGATCAACCAGGTGGCGCCCGACGGCACTGTGGTCGAGGCGGCGTTGGCTCTTGCGCAACGCATCACCGTTAACGCGCCGCTGGCCGTGCAGGCCAGCAAGCGCATCGCGGTCGGTGTCGATGACGGGACTGTCACCGCCGACGAGGTCGGCTGGTCGCGCACCATGCGCGAGATCGGCGCCCTGATGAAGTCCGAGGACGCCAAGGAGGGGCCGCTGGCCTTCGCCGAGAAGCGCCCGCCGGTGTGGAAGGCGCGCTAA
- a CDS encoding CaiB/BaiF CoA-transferase family protein, with translation MAGPLQGLRVVELAGIGPGPHAAMILGDLGADVVRIERPGKGPGIPTKASNDYLLRNRRSVAANLKDPEDRDLVLRLIAKADVLIEGYRPGVTERLGLGPEDCAKVNERLIYARMTGWGQTGPRSQQAGHDINYISLNGVLHAVGRVNERPVPPLNLVGDFGGGSMFLLVGILAALWERERSGKGQVVDAAMVDGSSVLATMMWAFRHMGMWGDTRGTNMLDTGAPYYDTYECADGRHVAVGSIEPQFYAELIDKLGLGSADLPDQNDIARWPELRAILTAKFAEHDRDHWAKVFAGSDACVTPVLSFGEVETEAHNTERDTFYSENGSLFPAPAPRFSRTSPDKPREPGIPGADTEAVLRDWV, from the coding sequence ATGGCGGGACCACTTCAGGGTTTGCGAGTCGTCGAGTTGGCGGGCATCGGTCCGGGTCCGCACGCCGCGATGATCCTCGGCGACCTTGGTGCCGACGTGGTCCGCATCGAACGGCCCGGCAAGGGCCCGGGCATTCCGACCAAGGCCAGCAACGACTACCTGTTGCGCAACCGCCGATCGGTGGCCGCCAACCTCAAGGATCCCGAAGATCGTGACCTGGTCCTGCGGCTGATCGCCAAGGCCGACGTCCTCATCGAGGGCTACCGGCCAGGCGTCACCGAACGCCTCGGGTTGGGCCCGGAGGACTGCGCCAAGGTCAACGAGCGCCTGATCTATGCCCGCATGACCGGCTGGGGCCAGACCGGCCCGCGCAGCCAGCAGGCCGGCCACGACATCAACTACATCTCGCTCAACGGTGTGCTGCACGCCGTCGGCCGGGTCAACGAGCGCCCGGTTCCGCCGCTGAACCTCGTCGGCGACTTCGGCGGCGGTTCGATGTTCCTGCTCGTCGGAATCCTGGCCGCGCTGTGGGAGCGGGAGCGCTCCGGCAAGGGCCAGGTGGTCGACGCCGCGATGGTCGACGGCTCGAGCGTGCTCGCCACCATGATGTGGGCCTTCCGGCACATGGGGATGTGGGGCGACACCCGCGGCACCAACATGCTCGACACCGGCGCCCCCTACTACGACACCTACGAGTGCGCCGACGGCCGCCACGTCGCGGTCGGCTCGATCGAGCCGCAGTTCTACGCCGAGTTGATCGACAAGCTCGGGCTGGGATCGGCCGATCTGCCCGACCAGAACGACATCGCGCGCTGGCCCGAGCTGCGCGCCATCCTGACCGCGAAGTTCGCCGAGCACGACCGCGACCACTGGGCCAAGGTTTTCGCCGGCAGCGACGCCTGCGTCACCCCGGTGCTGTCGTTCGGCGAAGTCGAGACCGAGGCGCATAACACCGAGCGCGACACGTTCTACAGCGAGAACGGCTCGCTGTTCCCCGCTCCCGCGCCGCGGTTCTCACGGACGTCGCCCGACAAGCCCCGCGAGCCTGGCATTCCGGGAGCCGACACCGAGGCCGTTCTTCGCGACTGGGTATAG
- a CDS encoding CPBP family intramembrane glutamic endopeptidase, with translation MTLLSQIRAVAANIAVPRQEWPSVVRRRRILVCVVLVLGAVLLGYSLSRRPGDENFYWLTLVLAAVWTAGAMLSGPLHLGCIRWQGRNQRPVITGVAVGLGLGVVFLAGGLVVREIPLIAERVTRVLEYTNHGNLTLIVVITLVNGFAEELFFRGALYTALGAFHPVLISTLLYTVATSASGNPMLGFAAIILGTVCAWERRATGGVLAPVLTHVVWGLIMVLALPPLFGL, from the coding sequence ATGACCCTGCTGTCGCAGATCCGCGCCGTGGCCGCGAACATCGCTGTGCCGCGTCAGGAATGGCCCTCGGTGGTGCGCCGCCGACGGATCCTGGTGTGCGTCGTGCTGGTGCTCGGCGCGGTACTGCTCGGGTATTCGTTGAGCCGGCGCCCCGGTGACGAGAACTTCTACTGGCTGACACTGGTGCTGGCCGCGGTGTGGACGGCGGGTGCGATGCTGTCCGGGCCGCTTCACCTGGGCTGTATCCGGTGGCAGGGGCGCAACCAGCGACCCGTCATCACCGGGGTCGCCGTCGGGTTGGGCCTCGGCGTGGTGTTCCTGGCCGGTGGTCTGGTGGTACGCGAGATCCCGCTGATCGCCGAACGCGTGACCCGCGTGCTGGAGTACACCAACCACGGCAACCTCACCCTGATCGTCGTCATCACGCTGGTCAACGGCTTCGCCGAGGAACTGTTCTTCCGCGGTGCGCTGTACACCGCGCTCGGTGCATTCCACCCGGTGCTGATCTCCACGCTGCTCTACACGGTGGCGACCTCGGCGAGCGGCAACCCCATGCTGGGGTTCGCCGCGATCATCCTCGGCACGGTGTGCGCCTGGGAGCGACGGGCCACCGGGGGAGTGCTGGCACCTGTGCTCACCCACGTGGTGTGGGGGCTGATCATGGTGCTGGCCCTGCCCCCGCTGTTCGGCCTCTAA
- a CDS encoding MFS transporter, whose product MGTPCEVDPPVRTTGGWRVLAPFGFREFRLLIAAMSLFLFAEGMWTVVMALQVIALADDPAALSLVAACLAGGMLAFMLVGGIVADRAPQRAIIIAVEAANATATGAVALLGLLGELRLWHMAVAATVLGVGAAFFFPAYNAYLPRILPAEHLLAANGVEGAVRPTLQQAIGPAVAGVLVGLTFPALGSVTVTALMVIGLVLLVSMRRGDGEHIVLTVDREKPHVFTDLRDGLRFVLHTPWLRWTLLFASTWVFLALGPIEVLLPFIARERFAHGSQVYGLMLAAFGVGSAIGAVVVSSRPLPRRYLTVMMTMWGVGSLPFVIVGTTSSLPVMLIALFLIGLAEGAGVIWGTLLQRRVPPAMLGRVSSLDFFVSLAFMPVSMAVAGPLSKVVPVEYIFGAAGVLPVLLAAIALVAARMPRDEIANPLG is encoded by the coding sequence ATGGGCACGCCGTGTGAGGTAGACCCGCCGGTGCGGACCACCGGCGGCTGGCGTGTGCTCGCCCCCTTCGGGTTCCGCGAGTTCCGCCTGCTGATCGCGGCGATGTCGCTGTTCCTGTTCGCCGAAGGTATGTGGACCGTGGTGATGGCCCTTCAGGTCATCGCGCTGGCCGACGACCCCGCCGCGCTGTCGCTCGTCGCGGCCTGCCTCGCCGGCGGAATGCTGGCCTTCATGCTCGTCGGCGGGATTGTCGCCGACCGTGCGCCACAACGGGCAATCATCATCGCCGTCGAGGCCGCCAATGCCACAGCCACCGGCGCTGTTGCCCTGCTCGGCTTGCTCGGCGAACTGCGACTCTGGCATATGGCCGTTGCCGCAACGGTTCTCGGCGTCGGTGCGGCGTTCTTCTTCCCCGCCTACAACGCTTATCTGCCCAGGATCCTGCCGGCCGAGCACCTGCTGGCCGCCAACGGGGTCGAAGGCGCAGTCCGCCCGACCCTGCAGCAAGCCATCGGCCCCGCGGTGGCCGGTGTCCTGGTCGGGCTCACCTTCCCCGCACTCGGCTCGGTGACGGTGACCGCGCTGATGGTGATCGGTCTGGTCCTTCTGGTGTCGATGCGCCGGGGCGACGGCGAGCACATCGTGCTGACCGTCGACCGCGAAAAGCCGCACGTATTCACCGATCTGCGTGACGGTCTGCGCTTCGTGCTGCACACGCCGTGGCTGCGCTGGACCCTGCTGTTCGCCAGCACCTGGGTATTCCTGGCATTGGGCCCGATCGAGGTGCTGTTGCCGTTCATCGCGCGCGAGCGGTTCGCGCACGGGTCGCAGGTGTACGGGCTGATGCTCGCCGCGTTCGGAGTTGGCAGCGCGATCGGCGCCGTCGTGGTGTCGTCACGACCACTGCCGCGGCGCTACCTCACGGTGATGATGACGATGTGGGGCGTCGGCTCGTTGCCGTTCGTGATCGTCGGCACGACCTCCTCGCTGCCGGTGATGCTGATCGCGCTGTTTCTCATCGGTCTCGCCGAGGGCGCCGGCGTCATCTGGGGCACCCTGCTGCAGCGCCGCGTGCCGCCGGCGATGCTGGGCCGCGTCTCGAGCCTGGACTTCTTCGTCTCGCTGGCCTTCATGCCGGTGTCGATGGCCGTGGCAGGCCCGCTCTCGAAGGTGGTGCCAGTCGAGTACATCTTCGGTGCGGCGGGCGTGCTGCCGGTGCTGCTGGCGGCGATCGCCTTGGTGGCGGCTCGGATGCCGCGCGACGAGATCGCCAACCCGCTGGGTTAG
- a CDS encoding enoyl-CoA hydratase, with protein sequence MTTLDSPDTYTGIADLAVSLDDGVLSVTFNRPDSLNSLNAAMLTTAADTLERAASDPRVKVVRLGGAGRGFCSGAGISAEDQSNRRLDTPDEVLLEANRTVRAITALPKPVVAVVHGAAAGVGVSLALACDIVLASEKAFFLLAFTKIGLMPDGGASALVAAAIGRIRAMRMALLAERISAAEAFDFGLVSAVHPADELDAAVAKVIETLVSRPAVALRKTKQAVNDATLTELEAAIGREVDGQRILLASHDFREGTKAFQENRTPTFTDE encoded by the coding sequence ATGACCACGCTTGACTCGCCCGACACCTACACCGGCATCGCGGATCTGGCGGTGTCGCTCGACGACGGTGTGTTGTCGGTGACATTCAACCGGCCCGACAGCCTCAACTCGCTCAACGCGGCGATGCTCACGACGGCGGCCGACACGCTGGAGCGTGCGGCATCGGACCCCCGGGTCAAGGTGGTGCGCCTCGGCGGAGCAGGCCGCGGGTTCTGCTCCGGGGCGGGCATCAGCGCCGAAGACCAGTCCAACCGCAGGTTGGATACCCCCGACGAGGTACTACTCGAGGCCAACCGCACGGTGCGCGCCATCACGGCCCTGCCCAAACCGGTGGTGGCGGTGGTGCACGGGGCCGCGGCCGGTGTCGGGGTGTCCTTGGCCCTGGCGTGCGACATCGTATTGGCTTCGGAGAAGGCGTTTTTCCTGCTGGCGTTCACCAAGATCGGGCTGATGCCCGACGGCGGCGCGTCGGCGTTGGTGGCCGCCGCGATCGGCCGGATTCGTGCGATGCGGATGGCACTTCTGGCCGAACGCATCTCGGCTGCCGAGGCTTTCGACTTCGGCCTGGTGAGCGCGGTGCATCCGGCCGATGAACTCGACGCGGCGGTGGCAAAGGTGATCGAGACTCTGGTGTCGCGGCCCGCGGTGGCGCTGCGCAAGACCAAGCAGGCCGTCAACGACGCGACACTGACCGAACTGGAGGCTGCGATCGGACGCGAGGTCGACGGCCAGCGAATCCTGTTGGCGTCCCATGATTTCCGCGAGGGAACCAAGGCGTTCCAGGAAAACCGCACGCCCACCTTCACCGACGAGTAG
- a CDS encoding thiolase family protein has product MAEAVIVEAVRSPVGKRNGALSGVHPAELSAQVLNGLVERAGVDPALVDDVIWGCVMQAGEQALDIARTAALSAGWPESVAGVTVDRQCGSSQQSLNFAVAGVIAGHYDVVVAGGVESMSRTPMGSSLANGGNPYGASFKARYAKTPNQGIGAEMIAEQWGFSRTQLDEFSLRSHEKAAAAQDSGAFKDQIVGIKTQDADGNDTVVLEDGGIRRGGTVESMAKIKPAFSEDGVIHAGNSSQISDGSAALLIMSAEKAKDLGLKPLAKVHTATLAGADPVIMLTAPIPATQKALKKSGLSVDDIGVFEVNEAFAPVPMAWLKDIGADESKLNPNGGAIALGHPLGGSGARILTTLLYHMRDNNIRYGLQTMCEGGGQANATILELL; this is encoded by the coding sequence ATGGCTGAAGCGGTCATTGTCGAGGCTGTGCGCTCACCAGTCGGTAAGCGCAACGGCGCACTGTCCGGAGTGCACCCCGCCGAGCTGTCGGCCCAGGTGCTCAACGGCCTGGTCGAGCGGGCCGGTGTCGACCCGGCTCTCGTGGACGACGTGATCTGGGGCTGCGTCATGCAGGCCGGTGAGCAGGCACTCGACATCGCCCGCACCGCGGCGCTGAGCGCCGGGTGGCCGGAGTCCGTCGCCGGAGTCACGGTGGACCGTCAGTGCGGCTCCAGCCAGCAGTCGCTGAACTTCGCCGTCGCCGGCGTGATCGCCGGCCACTACGACGTCGTCGTCGCCGGTGGTGTCGAGTCCATGTCGCGCACCCCGATGGGCTCGTCGCTGGCCAACGGCGGCAACCCCTACGGGGCGTCGTTCAAGGCGCGCTACGCCAAGACGCCCAACCAGGGCATCGGCGCCGAGATGATCGCCGAGCAGTGGGGCTTCAGCCGCACCCAGCTCGACGAGTTCTCCCTGCGATCGCATGAAAAGGCCGCTGCGGCACAGGATTCCGGTGCGTTCAAGGATCAGATCGTCGGCATCAAGACTCAGGACGCCGACGGCAACGACACGGTGGTGCTCGAGGACGGCGGTATCCGCCGTGGCGGCACCGTCGAGTCGATGGCCAAGATCAAGCCCGCGTTCTCCGAGGACGGCGTGATCCACGCCGGCAACTCCAGCCAGATCTCCGACGGTTCGGCCGCGCTGCTGATCATGTCGGCTGAGAAGGCCAAGGACCTGGGCCTCAAGCCGCTGGCGAAGGTGCACACCGCCACCCTGGCCGGTGCCGACCCGGTGATCATGCTGACCGCTCCGATCCCGGCCACCCAGAAGGCGTTGAAGAAGTCGGGCCTGAGCGTCGACGACATCGGCGTGTTCGAGGTCAATGAGGCGTTCGCGCCGGTTCCGATGGCCTGGCTCAAGGACATCGGTGCCGACGAGTCCAAGCTCAACCCCAACGGCGGTGCCATCGCGCTCGGCCACCCGCTCGGCGGTTCGGGTGCACGCATCCTGACCACGCTGCTGTATCACATGCGGGACAACAACATTCGCTACGGCCTGCAGACCATGTGTGAGGGCGGCGGCCAGGCCAACGCCACCATCCTCGAGCTGCTCTAG
- a CDS encoding fasciclin domain-containing protein has translation MSTRTKTLGVAAAVAAIAVAIPTAVQAYADPTTPTTDTAAPTTSAIPVPSMTQLPDPQGPGCDAYKNKVPTGAGSITSMGNQVASVAIANNPDLSTFSAAISGKLNPAVNVTSVLDGGPYVVFAPTDEAFAKLDESTLATLKSNPAVLLPTVFYHMVLGYLGPNDVAGKMPTQDGRLISVTGKGGDIKVNDTAKVVCSYTAKGAYIYMIDTVLTPSEAGTTTSTTSTSTTSTTATTSSEAPTTSATSATSATSATPSTTKAPNA, from the coding sequence GTGAGCACTCGTACCAAGACCCTCGGCGTGGCCGCGGCCGTCGCCGCCATCGCCGTCGCGATCCCGACGGCCGTACAGGCCTACGCCGATCCGACCACCCCGACCACCGACACCGCGGCGCCGACCACCTCGGCGATACCGGTGCCGAGCATGACCCAGCTGCCGGATCCGCAGGGCCCGGGCTGCGACGCGTACAAGAACAAGGTGCCCACGGGTGCCGGTTCGATCACCAGCATGGGTAACCAGGTCGCCTCGGTGGCGATCGCCAACAACCCCGATCTGAGCACCTTCAGCGCAGCTATCTCCGGCAAGCTGAACCCGGCGGTCAACGTCACCTCGGTGCTCGACGGCGGCCCCTACGTCGTGTTCGCACCGACCGACGAGGCGTTCGCGAAGCTTGACGAGTCCACCCTGGCGACGCTGAAGAGCAATCCGGCGGTACTGCTGCCGACGGTCTTCTACCACATGGTGCTCGGCTACCTGGGCCCCAACGACGTCGCAGGCAAGATGCCCACGCAGGACGGCCGGCTGATCAGCGTCACCGGCAAGGGTGGCGACATCAAGGTCAACGACACCGCGAAGGTCGTCTGCAGCTACACCGCCAAGGGCGCCTACATCTACATGATCGACACGGTGCTGACCCCGAGTGAGGCGGGCACGACGACGTCGACCACCTCCACGTCGACCACCTCCACGACGGCCACTACGTCGAGCGAGGCGCCGACGACGTCGGCGACGTCGGCGACGTCGGCGACGTCGGCGACGCCGTCGACCACCAAGGCACCGAACGCCTAG
- a CDS encoding NAD(P)H-binding protein, whose amino-acid sequence MEAMRILVTGATGYVGSRLVAELLRDGHQVVAATRDPEKLGRFGWCDRVDGVLFDADDPDTVEAAFAVAGPIDVVYYLVHGIGIKGYRDRDNSGAAIVAAAATAAGVRRIVYLGGFVPDDGALSEHLAGRAEVAAALSVDGGPELVWLGAAVILGAGSTSFEMVRYVGDRFWLIPLPPWADNDIDPISIRDVLYYLLLAADPASVPAGAYDIVGPTTTTYRGLLESYVDATGAVRAGLPVHDVIPHALVGRVAGAAVPVPSGLAADLIESLDHPMTASDTVLGDYVPDPPGGLTEIDDAIAAAVSSPAPRPVDQLADPHHLADSDPVWAGGDTLRLQRLAATVTPSVARSALGLFAAVPGPLAGVLRTGLDFVLAKVPTR is encoded by the coding sequence GTGGAAGCAATGCGCATCCTGGTCACCGGCGCCACCGGATATGTGGGCTCACGGCTGGTGGCCGAACTCCTGCGGGACGGCCACCAGGTGGTGGCCGCCACCCGCGACCCCGAGAAACTCGGCCGCTTCGGCTGGTGTGACCGGGTGGACGGGGTGCTATTCGACGCCGATGACCCGGACACCGTCGAGGCGGCCTTTGCTGTTGCCGGGCCGATCGACGTCGTCTATTACCTGGTGCACGGCATCGGGATCAAGGGCTACCGGGACCGCGACAACTCCGGCGCGGCGATCGTCGCCGCCGCCGCCACGGCTGCAGGAGTGCGGCGCATCGTCTATCTCGGCGGGTTCGTCCCCGACGACGGCGCCCTGTCGGAGCACCTGGCCGGGCGGGCCGAAGTCGCCGCGGCATTGTCCGTCGACGGCGGCCCGGAACTGGTGTGGCTGGGTGCGGCGGTCATCCTCGGCGCCGGGTCGACGTCGTTCGAGATGGTGCGCTACGTCGGCGACCGGTTCTGGCTGATCCCGCTGCCGCCGTGGGCCGACAACGACATCGACCCGATCTCCATCCGCGACGTCCTCTACTACCTGCTGCTGGCGGCCGACCCGGCCAGCGTCCCGGCCGGCGCCTACGACATAGTCGGGCCGACGACCACCACATACCGCGGACTGCTGGAAAGCTATGTCGATGCGACGGGAGCGGTGCGGGCCGGACTGCCGGTTCATGACGTCATCCCACACGCACTCGTCGGCCGGGTGGCGGGTGCCGCGGTACCGGTGCCCAGCGGACTGGCCGCCGATCTCATCGAATCGCTGGACCATCCGATGACCGCCTCGGACACCGTGCTGGGTGACTACGTGCCGGATCCGCCGGGCGGTCTCACCGAGATCGACGACGCCATCGCCGCCGCGGTATCCAGTCCGGCGCCGCGGCCGGTGGACCAACTCGCCGACCCGCACCACCTCGCCGACAGCGACCCGGTCTGGGCCGGCGGGGACACCCTGCGACTGCAGCGGCTCGCCGCCACGGTGACGCCTTCGGTAGCGCGCTCGGCGCTCGGATTGTTCGCCGCGGTGCCCGGCCCGCTGGCCGGGGTGCTGCGCACCGGGCTGGATTTCGTATTGGCTAAGGTGCCGACACGATGA